A window of Chryseobacterium shandongense genomic DNA:
AATTGGTTTGTGCAAAACGGAGAAAATATTAAGCCTAACAAATGATTTCGAGGACGGTCAATGGAGACAGTCTAAATTTCAAAGTTTCATTTGGGATAATATTGCCGAAACAGCACTCTCTTATAGAGAAAGGGAATCTTTGCTTAATAAGCATCAATCAACTTTAATTGAATCTGCTAAAAAATTGAGACTTACTGATCTTGATAAAGACCAAACCGGTCAAGGAAGCGAATTGGCAGAAATTATTCTTTATGGCATAATGAAAAATCATTATGGAGCATTGCCTGTTGTCCCTAAAATTTTCTATAAACAAAATGTTCAAGATAATGCTAAAGGTTCAGATAGCGTACACATCGTTGTTGAGGATGAGAATAATTTTTCTTTATGGCTGGGAGAGGCAAAATTTTATAATAGTATCGAAGATGATCGATTAGGCTCAATAATAACTTCGATTGAAAATTCATTGAAACTGGAAAAACTTAAAAAGGAAAATAGTATCATAACTAATTTATCAGATTTGGATGAACTTCTTGATAAAGAGTCCATCATCTATAAAGATATAATGAAGCTATTAGCAAAAGAGGCATCAATAGATGAATTAAAGCCAAAACTTCACGTTCCAATTTTACTCTTATATGAATGCCCTATAACTGTTAAATTCACAGAACTTTCGGATGAACTAAAGCAAGAACTAGCTAACTACCACCTAGCTAGAGTTAAATCCTACTTTACAAAGCAATTAAAAAAGCTTAAAGAGAATATTCACAGATACGATAAGATTCACTTCCATACCATCTTGTTACCTGTCCCATCGAAAGAAAATATCGTTAGCTCTTTTGTGGAGAATGTCGTTCATTATAAAAAGCAATAATCATTATGGATATTTTTACAACCTGTCATAAAATCAATGATTTGCTATTAGCTAACAAT
This region includes:
- a CDS encoding HamA C-terminal domain-containing protein, whose amino-acid sequence is MLEFDVLIDDFLYKYDTAEEIGLCKTEKILSLTNDFEDGQWRQSKFQSFIWDNIAETALSYRERESLLNKHQSTLIESAKKLRLTDLDKDQTGQGSELAEIILYGIMKNHYGALPVVPKIFYKQNVQDNAKGSDSVHIVVEDENNFSLWLGEAKFYNSIEDDRLGSIITSIENSLKLEKLKKENSIITNLSDLDELLDKESIIYKDIMKLLAKEASIDELKPKLHVPILLLYECPITVKFTELSDELKQELANYHLARVKSYFTKQLKKLKENIHRYDKIHFHTILLPVPSKENIVSSFVENVVHYKKQ